A part of Terriglobia bacterium genomic DNA contains:
- the queF gene encoding preQ(1) synthase has product MSEYTEQHARSGIGADLPAIETWPNQFPGYEITIAMPEFTSICPKTGLPDFGTITIRYRPDNQCLELKSLKAYFTAYRNLGIFYENAVNRILRDIVKACQPVSIKVTGDFSTRGGMRSIIEAEYPSPSTLSSNR; this is encoded by the coding sequence ATGTCCGAATATACCGAGCAGCACGCCAGGTCCGGAATCGGCGCCGATCTTCCAGCCATTGAAACCTGGCCCAATCAATTTCCGGGATATGAAATCACGATCGCGATGCCGGAATTCACTTCGATTTGTCCGAAGACCGGACTGCCCGATTTCGGCACGATTACGATCCGCTATCGTCCCGATAACCAATGTCTTGAACTGAAATCCCTGAAGGCGTACTTTACGGCGTATCGCAACCTCGGGATCTTTTACGAGAATGCTGTGAATCGGATTCTGCGCGACATCGTGAAGGCCTGCCAGCCGGTTTCGATCAAAGTCACCGGCGATTTCAGCACCAGAGGAGGGATGCGTTCGATTATCGAGGCGGAGTACCCTTCACCTTCCACTCTTTCTTCAAATCGTTAA